The Paracoccus sp. MA genome contains a region encoding:
- a CDS encoding cell division protein ZapA, with amino-acid sequence MAEVDFTIGHKSYTLACQEGEERLLKRAAGLLDAEARVILEQAGRMPEPRLLLLSGLMLADRTSALEDRVASLERELARLKTNPQRVEVPVVPESLAEAMAELAARAEALAQKAEDQTAG; translated from the coding sequence ATGGCCGAAGTCGATTTCACGATCGGGCACAAATCCTATACGCTGGCCTGCCAGGAGGGCGAGGAGCGGCTGCTGAAACGCGCCGCGGGCCTTCTGGATGCCGAGGCGCGGGTGATCCTGGAACAGGCCGGCCGCATGCCCGAGCCGCGGCTGCTGCTGTTGTCGGGGCTGATGCTGGCCGACCGCACCTCGGCGCTGGAGGATCGCGTCGCCTCGCTGGAACGCGAACTGGCGCGGCTGAAGACCAATCCGCAGCGCGTCGAGGTGCCGGTGGTGCCCGAAAGCCTCGCCGAGGCCATGGCCGAACTGGCGGCGCGGGCCGAGGCCCTGGCCCAGAAGGCCGAGGACCAGACGGCGGGCTGA